A genomic region of Herpetosiphonaceae bacterium contains the following coding sequences:
- a CDS encoding CTP synthase produces MTKYIFVTGGVVSSVGKGISVASLGRLLKARGLSVSIQKLDPYINVDPGTMSPYQHGEVFVTEDGAETDLDLGHYERFIDENLSKLNNVTTGQIYSSVIQKERRGDYLGGTIQVVPHITNEIKARIAAVAKATGADVVIVEIGGTVGDIESLPFLEAIRQMRKDAGRNNVFYIHVTLLPHVGATGELKTKPTQHSVMELRRVGITPDALICRSDHAMPDEVREKIALFGDVDLEAVIALPTVETIYEVPLVLHEAGFDSYVVRELGLQTEEPDLTDWQYLVETIKRPKRSLPIALVGKYVQLKDAYISVAEALRHAAIAQGMDVDIKYVSSEELEHGDANKLLGGVHGIVVPGGFGYRGVEGKVVAARYARENDIPYLGLCLGMQCACIYLARCLPHGETANSTEFDPHTSLPVIDFMPDQLDITDKGGTMRLGIYPCVLEPGTKAAQAYGRELVLERHRHRFEFNNKYRKLLEAMGFVVSGHSPDGRLVEIVELRDHPWFVASQFHPEFKSRPNHPHPLFCGFITASAQTYRDGDQRSLPLESIERGDDRVYSTQQQR; encoded by the coding sequence ATGACCAAGTACATTTTTGTCACCGGCGGCGTCGTTTCGAGCGTAGGCAAAGGCATTTCGGTCGCGTCGCTGGGGCGCTTGCTCAAGGCGCGCGGGCTTTCGGTATCGATCCAGAAGCTCGATCCGTACATCAACGTCGATCCGGGCACGATGTCGCCGTACCAGCACGGCGAAGTATTCGTCACCGAGGATGGAGCCGAGACTGACCTGGATCTCGGCCACTACGAGCGTTTCATCGACGAGAATCTTTCCAAGCTGAACAACGTCACCACCGGCCAGATCTACAGCTCGGTGATCCAGAAGGAGCGGCGCGGCGATTACCTGGGCGGGACGATCCAGGTCGTGCCGCATATCACCAACGAGATCAAGGCGCGCATCGCCGCCGTGGCGAAAGCGACCGGCGCGGACGTGGTGATCGTCGAGATTGGCGGCACCGTGGGCGACATCGAGAGTCTGCCGTTTCTCGAAGCGATCCGCCAGATGCGTAAGGACGCCGGGCGCAACAACGTCTTCTACATTCATGTGACACTCCTGCCGCATGTCGGCGCGACCGGCGAGCTGAAGACCAAGCCGACACAGCACTCGGTGATGGAGCTGCGCCGCGTCGGGATCACGCCCGATGCGCTGATCTGCCGCTCGGACCACGCCATGCCCGACGAGGTGCGCGAAAAGATCGCGCTCTTTGGCGATGTGGACCTTGAGGCGGTGATCGCGCTGCCGACTGTCGAGACGATCTACGAGGTGCCGCTGGTGCTCCACGAGGCCGGCTTCGATAGCTACGTCGTGCGCGAGCTTGGCCTGCAAACCGAGGAGCCGGACCTGACCGACTGGCAGTATCTGGTCGAGACGATCAAGCGGCCCAAGCGCTCGCTGCCGATCGCGCTGGTCGGTAAGTATGTGCAGCTCAAGGACGCTTATATCTCCGTGGCCGAGGCGCTGCGGCACGCCGCGATTGCGCAGGGCATGGATGTCGACATCAAGTATGTCTCATCCGAGGAGCTGGAGCACGGCGACGCGAACAAGCTCCTGGGCGGCGTGCATGGCATCGTCGTGCCGGGCGGCTTCGGCTACCGGGGCGTCGAGGGCAAGGTGGTCGCCGCCCGCTACGCGCGCGAGAACGACATTCCGTACCTGGGCCTGTGCCTGGGCATGCAGTGCGCCTGCATCTACCTGGCGCGCTGCCTGCCCCACGGCGAGACGGCCAACTCGACCGAGTTCGATCCGCACACGTCGCTGCCGGTGATCGATTTCATGCCCGACCAGCTCGACATTACCGACAAGGGCGGCACGATGCGGCTGGGCATCTACCCCTGCGTGCTGGAGCCGGGCACCAAAGCCGCGCAAGCCTATGGCCGCGAGCTGGTGCTGGAGCGGCATCGCCACCGCTTCGAGTTCAACAACAAGTACCGCAAGCTGCTCGAAGCGATGGGCTTTGTCGTCTCCGGCCACTCGCCCGACGGACGGCTGGTAGAGATCGTCGAGCTGCGCGACCACCCGTGGTTTGTCGCGTCGCAGTTCCACCCGGAGTTCAAATCACGGCCCAACCATCCACATCCGCTGTTCTGCGGCTTCATCACTGCCTCGGCGCAGACCTACCGCGACGGCGATCAGCGCTCGCTGCCGCTGGAATCGATCGAGCGCGGCGACGATCGGGTTTACTCGACGCAGCAGCAGAGGTAG
- a CDS encoding S8 family serine peptidase, with protein sequence MRVFALFVLFTALVLSFVGIGATQVNALQVPHLRLHRATFDARAAGGSVPQAALNAASGSHAIIQFRGPITPADRAALEQAGVEVLEYVPDYAYLVRGGASELAAAARLPQVYARVPFTHADKLAPALLSALSRGETILGNLRIVGWPGDRGELERGLRSVAVNATGEFSAAALVKVASLPAVRWIEPEGQPRLLNDVARTIMRVDQVWQNRRLYGAGQTIAVTDSGMDTGDPATISPDFAGRLVATHVLSDGGDLADQHGHGTHVAGSVAGAGVQSGANPAQRQYTGSFAGAAPEARLVIQAFEVLSNGAVVGLNPDYYQLFTQSYNDGARLHTNSWGDYTGPATDPQAKFGGYPYGSQRVDQFMWDHPDMTIFFAAGNSGTDGKVGSNGFCSGGNGVIDPDSLLAPGTAKNVITVGASENLRLEGGMSDTPWFFLHPNWCFGTQPIATDLISNNVNGMAAFSSRGPTDDGRIKPDLVAPGTNIVSNKSHYPNASPQWGNHETNAHYVYSGGTSMATPLTAGAGVLTRQWLTLQGIANPSAAVVKATMLNTTADMGIGQYGTGTTQEMPNVRPNTVAGWGRTDVGFIAAPLPYKLWADDHTAGLSTGQIVEYSHTLNRPLDVLSSDQPLRVMLTWTDPAASLSAAKQLVNDLDLVVIGPDGTQYYGNNIATGDRTNNVEGVVINAPALGLYRVQVRGFNVPIATQPYGLTVGGPINQQGQLTVTKAANPAVEVEPGGLITYTLSLSAGSKAITRPTVLTDTLPLNVDFVSASNGGVRTGAGGSVIKWSIPGLAANETITRSLVVRVNQGTPENTQIVNADYGAENDFDVPGVGAPVTVTVRTVPKGVLTLSKTANPSAEVAPSDLITYTLTVGAQNAAVSGVVLADTLPVDTTFVSASGAYTRSGPGNSIVSWNVGTLAQGQTTTRTLTVQVSPDAANGATISNATYRVSAADAPTVNGTPVNVTVRRPQTGALTLSKTADPGTEVFVRKLITYTLTVGAQDTSYSDVALTDVVPVNTEFVSASGSYTLSGPNNNIVSWNVGALSSGQRTTRTLTVRVLPDTADGATISNSSYQASATGAATVSGPPVNVTARRLPTGTLLLSGTVDPDTEIIAGQVLTYTLTVQAQGARLEGVVLRDVVPTGTDFVSASGAYTRSGADNSIITWNIGTLEVGQTATRTLTVFVPENTPDETMLVNDGYQVSAENAATVNGQPINVRVRAATYHMPRVWVPFAVGS encoded by the coding sequence ATGCGCGTATTTGCACTTTTCGTCCTCTTCACTGCGCTGGTCCTATCCTTCGTCGGCATTGGCGCAACCCAAGTCAATGCACTTCAAGTTCCACACCTGCGCCTCCACCGCGCGACCTTCGATGCGAGAGCGGCTGGCGGCTCCGTGCCGCAGGCCGCGCTGAATGCCGCGTCCGGATCGCACGCCATCATCCAATTCCGAGGCCCTATCACGCCTGCCGATCGCGCCGCGCTGGAGCAGGCCGGTGTCGAGGTGCTGGAGTACGTGCCCGACTATGCGTACCTCGTGCGCGGCGGCGCTAGCGAGCTTGCGGCTGCGGCGCGGCTGCCGCAGGTCTACGCGCGGGTGCCCTTCACCCACGCCGATAAGCTCGCTCCGGCGCTGCTCAGCGCCCTGTCGCGCGGCGAGACGATCCTTGGAAATCTGCGCATCGTCGGCTGGCCGGGAGATCGCGGCGAGCTTGAGCGCGGTCTGCGCTCGGTGGCGGTGAATGCCACGGGCGAGTTCAGCGCCGCCGCGCTGGTCAAGGTTGCCAGCCTGCCCGCCGTGCGCTGGATCGAGCCGGAGGGCCAGCCGCGCCTCTTGAACGACGTGGCGCGCACGATCATGCGCGTCGATCAGGTCTGGCAGAATCGACGTCTGTACGGCGCGGGGCAGACCATCGCCGTGACCGACTCCGGAATGGATACCGGCGATCCTGCGACGATCAGCCCCGACTTCGCGGGCCGTCTGGTGGCGACACATGTGCTGTCGGACGGCGGCGATCTGGCCGATCAGCACGGCCACGGCACGCACGTTGCCGGTTCCGTGGCGGGCGCGGGCGTCCAGTCGGGAGCCAATCCCGCGCAGCGCCAGTACACGGGATCGTTCGCGGGCGCCGCGCCTGAGGCCCGGCTGGTGATCCAGGCGTTCGAGGTCTTGTCGAACGGCGCTGTGGTTGGCCTCAACCCCGACTACTACCAGCTTTTCACACAGTCCTACAACGACGGCGCGCGGCTGCATACCAATAGCTGGGGCGACTACACCGGCCCGGCTACCGATCCGCAGGCCAAGTTCGGCGGCTATCCCTACGGCTCGCAGCGCGTCGATCAGTTTATGTGGGATCATCCCGACATGACGATCTTCTTCGCGGCGGGCAACTCCGGCACTGACGGGAAGGTCGGCAGCAACGGCTTCTGCTCAGGCGGCAACGGCGTGATCGATCCCGACTCATTGCTCGCGCCGGGCACCGCCAAAAACGTGATCACCGTGGGCGCGTCGGAGAACTTGCGGCTTGAGGGCGGCATGAGCGACACACCCTGGTTCTTCCTGCATCCCAACTGGTGCTTCGGCACACAGCCCATCGCCACCGATCTGATCTCGAACAACGTCAACGGCATGGCGGCATTCTCGTCGCGCGGCCCGACCGACGACGGACGGATCAAGCCTGATCTGGTCGCGCCCGGCACCAACATCGTCTCGAACAAATCGCATTATCCGAACGCCAGCCCACAGTGGGGCAACCACGAGACGAACGCGCACTACGTCTATTCGGGCGGCACCTCGATGGCAACGCCGCTAACTGCCGGTGCGGGCGTGCTGACGCGGCAATGGCTGACGTTGCAGGGCATCGCCAATCCCAGCGCCGCAGTTGTCAAGGCGACGATGCTCAACACGACCGCCGATATGGGCATCGGGCAGTACGGCACCGGAACCACGCAGGAGATGCCAAACGTTCGCCCGAACACTGTCGCCGGCTGGGGCCGCACCGACGTGGGCTTTATCGCCGCGCCGCTGCCCTACAAGCTGTGGGCCGACGACCACACGGCGGGCCTGTCGACCGGGCAGATCGTCGAGTATAGCCACACGCTCAACCGCCCGCTGGATGTGCTGAGCAGCGATCAGCCGCTGCGCGTGATGCTGACCTGGACCGATCCGGCAGCGTCGCTTTCGGCAGCCAAACAACTGGTCAACGACCTCGATCTGGTGGTGATCGGGCCGGATGGTACGCAGTACTACGGCAACAACATCGCAACCGGCGACCGCACCAACAACGTCGAGGGCGTGGTGATCAACGCTCCCGCGCTTGGCCTCTACCGGGTGCAGGTGCGCGGCTTCAACGTGCCGATCGCCACGCAGCCCTACGGCCTGACGGTCGGCGGGCCGATCAACCAGCAGGGCCAGCTTACCGTCACCAAGGCGGCCAACCCGGCGGTCGAGGTCGAGCCGGGCGGCCTGATTACCTACACGCTGAGCCTCAGCGCAGGCAGTAAAGCGATCACCCGCCCGACTGTGCTGACCGATACGCTGCCGCTCAACGTCGATTTCGTGAGCGCCTCGAACGGCGGCGTGCGTACCGGCGCGGGCGGCTCGGTGATCAAATGGTCGATCCCCGGCCTGGCGGCCAACGAGACGATCACGCGCTCGCTGGTGGTGCGCGTCAACCAGGGCACGCCCGAAAATACCCAGATCGTCAACGCCGATTACGGCGCCGAGAACGACTTCGACGTGCCGGGTGTCGGCGCGCCGGTCACGGTGACGGTGCGGACCGTGCCCAAGGGCGTGCTGACGCTGAGCAAGACCGCCAATCCATCGGCGGAGGTCGCGCCGAGCGATCTGATCACCTACACGCTGACGGTGGGCGCGCAAAACGCGGCGGTCAGCGGCGTTGTGCTGGCCGATACGCTGCCGGTCGATACGACCTTCGTCTCCGCCAGCGGCGCGTACACCCGCTCCGGCCCCGGCAATAGCATCGTCTCGTGGAACGTCGGCACGCTGGCGCAGGGCCAGACGACCACACGCACGCTGACGGTGCAGGTATCGCCCGACGCGGCTAATGGCGCGACGATCAGCAACGCGACGTATCGCGTATCGGCGGCGGACGCGCCCACGGTCAACGGCACGCCGGTCAATGTAACCGTGCGCCGACCGCAGACCGGCGCGCTGACGCTGAGCAAGACCGCCGATCCGGGTACGGAGGTCTTTGTCAGGAAACTGATCACCTACACGCTGACGGTGGGCGCGCAAGACACGAGCTACAGCGACGTGGCGCTGACCGACGTGGTGCCGGTAAACACGGAGTTTGTCTCGGCCAGCGGAAGCTACACGCTGTCGGGGCCGAACAACAACATCGTCTCGTGGAACGTCGGCGCGCTCTCGTCGGGGCAGCGTACCACGCGGACGCTAACGGTGCGCGTGCTGCCGGATACGGCGGACGGCGCGACAATCAGCAATTCGAGCTACCAGGCGTCGGCGACGGGCGCGGCGACCGTGAGCGGCCCACCGGTCAACGTGACGGCGCGGCGGCTACCCACCGGCACGCTGCTCTTGAGCGGCACGGTCGATCCCGATACGGAGATCATCGCAGGCCAGGTGCTAACCTACACGCTGACGGTGCAGGCGCAAGGGGCCAGACTTGAGGGCGTCGTGCTCAGGGATGTTGTGCCGACAGGAACAGATTTTGTATCGGCCAGCGGTGCCTACACGCGCTCAGGCGCAGACAATAGCATTATCACCTGGAACATCGGCACGCTGGAGGTTGGTCAGACGGCGACGCGCACGCTGACGGTCTTCGTGCCGGAAAACACGCCGGACGAGACGATGCTGGTCAACGACGGCTATCAGGTGAGCGCCGAGAACGCGGCAACCGTCAACGGCCAGCCGATCAATGTCCGAGTGCGGGCGGCTACCTACCACATGCCGCGCGTCTGGGTGCCCTTCGCGGTCGGCTCGTAA
- a CDS encoding type II toxin-antitoxin system VapC family toxin, with amino-acid sequence MNLLLDTHTFLWFVNDDPQLSTSATALLESDNTVLLSIASLWEIAIKVSIGKLTLSTLRAVHSRATDA; translated from the coding sequence ATGAATCTGCTCCTTGATACCCATACCTTCCTTTGGTTCGTGAATGACGATCCACAACTCAGTACATCGGCAACAGCCCTGCTTGAGTCGGATAACACCGTGCTGTTAAGCATCGCCAGCCTTTGGGAGATTGCCATCAAAGTGAGCATCGGTAAGCTCACACTCTCCACCCTTCGAGCAGTTCATTCCAGAGCAACTGACGCTTAA
- a CDS encoding FRG domain-containing protein yields MHEIEEIEIRSLSDLLEAVTPATPDPDSGRLRDWSVYRGAANREWPLLTSLDRLGGVDPPHTKSHLEEHILRTFIRYSRPYVQPPPNEWELLVIAQHHGVPTRLLDWSYSPLIAAHFATLKPRPGCDCVVWKLDWKAVHEHFDFQPLAFLIEDLDEVLRGKGHTSSWDLFNVDGADHAAFACLFDPPAVDTRLVTQSAAFTLCSDKTRSFDRFLHECGLSSALTRYVIPAAHVDRVRDQLDLCGIDERKIFPDLSGVAEQVRRYYAASGPTTERQRG; encoded by the coding sequence ATGCACGAAATCGAAGAGATTGAGATCAGGAGTCTCAGCGATCTGCTGGAGGCGGTCACTCCGGCAACACCCGATCCCGACAGCGGTCGGCTGCGCGACTGGTCGGTGTACCGGGGGGCGGCAAACCGCGAGTGGCCGCTGCTGACCAGTCTGGATCGGCTGGGCGGCGTCGATCCGCCGCATACCAAGAGCCATCTCGAAGAGCACATTTTGCGCACGTTCATTCGCTACTCGCGCCCGTACGTCCAGCCGCCGCCCAACGAGTGGGAGCTGCTGGTGATCGCGCAGCATCACGGCGTGCCCACGCGCCTGCTCGACTGGTCGTACTCGCCGCTGATCGCCGCGCATTTTGCCACGCTCAAGCCGAGGCCCGGCTGCGACTGTGTGGTCTGGAAGCTCGACTGGAAGGCCGTCCACGAGCACTTCGATTTTCAGCCGCTTGCCTTTTTGATCGAGGACCTGGATGAGGTGCTGCGCGGCAAAGGCCACACGTCGTCCTGGGATCTGTTCAACGTCGACGGAGCGGATCACGCCGCCTTTGCCTGTCTGTTCGATCCGCCCGCCGTCGATACGCGGCTGGTGACACAGTCGGCGGCGTTTACGCTCTGCTCCGACAAAACCCGGTCGTTCGATCGATTCTTGCACGAGTGCGGCCTGTCGTCGGCGCTGACGCGCTATGTTATTCCGGCTGCGCACGTCGATCGTGTCCGCGATCAGCTTGATCTCTGCGGCATCGACGAGCGCAAAATCTTTCCCGATCTCAGCGGCGTCGCCGAACAGGTGCGGCGCTACTATGCGGCCTCCGGCCCGACGACGGAGCGGCAGCGCGGTTGA
- a CDS encoding MBL fold metallo-hydrolase → MPDIQYIGRSCVRVRGREGIIVYDPFPKANGFDPGKITANIVTVSGTDRERFHPEAIKPAKERVVVVDGPGEYEVGGVMIAGVRTYRDDQKGAQGGYNTIYVVQLDDMRFCHLGELGHDLTTHQLEEIGVIDVLFVPAHSSLGAAKLTEIIASIEPRAMIPLYERPEQLDRLAHELGIKEWEAQEKVSVTPSSLPAEGEEMRVIIMKPLMSG, encoded by the coding sequence ATGCCCGATATACAATACATAGGACGATCGTGCGTGCGCGTGCGCGGCAGGGAAGGCATCATCGTCTATGATCCTTTTCCCAAAGCCAACGGATTCGATCCCGGCAAGATCACCGCGAATATCGTCACCGTCAGCGGCACGGACCGCGAGCGCTTTCACCCTGAGGCGATCAAGCCCGCCAAAGAGCGCGTCGTTGTGGTCGACGGGCCGGGCGAGTACGAGGTCGGCGGCGTGATGATCGCCGGTGTGCGCACTTACCGCGACGATCAAAAAGGCGCGCAGGGCGGCTACAACACAATCTACGTCGTGCAGCTGGACGATATGCGCTTCTGCCACCTGGGCGAACTCGGCCACGACCTGACGACGCACCAGCTCGAAGAGATCGGCGTGATCGACGTGCTCTTCGTTCCGGCGCACAGCAGCCTGGGCGCGGCCAAGCTCACCGAGATCATCGCCAGCATCGAGCCGCGCGCGATGATTCCGCTGTATGAGAGGCCGGAGCAGCTCGACAGGCTGGCGCATGAGCTTGGGATCAAAGAGTGGGAGGCCCAGGAGAAAGTGAGCGTCACGCCGTCGTCGCTGCCAGCCGAGGGCGAAGAAATGCGCGTGATCATCATGAAGCCGCTGATGAGCGGCTAA
- a CDS encoding GNAT family N-acetyltransferase — protein MVDPQVTILETERLILRRLTMDDLDALFALYRDPEIRKYFPEGTLTYEETREELAWIIDVYYGQHGFGLWATIHKVTGQFIGRCGLLPWTIEGRAEVEVAYLLAKAYWGQGLATEAARAIASYAFEHLPIERLICLIDPENDASRRVAQKLGMTLEKDDLLDEHGLSHLYALPRPQ, from the coding sequence ATGGTCGATCCGCAGGTAACGATCCTTGAGACGGAGCGGCTGATCCTTCGGCGGCTCACGATGGACGACCTCGACGCGCTCTTTGCGCTGTACCGCGACCCAGAGATCAGAAAATATTTTCCCGAAGGCACGCTGACCTACGAAGAAACCAGAGAAGAGCTCGCCTGGATCATCGACGTGTACTACGGCCAGCACGGGTTCGGGCTGTGGGCCACGATTCACAAAGTGACGGGCCAGTTCATTGGCCGCTGCGGGCTGCTGCCGTGGACGATCGAAGGGCGAGCAGAGGTGGAGGTGGCCTATCTGCTGGCGAAGGCGTACTGGGGGCAGGGCCTGGCGACCGAGGCGGCGCGGGCGATTGCTAGCTATGCCTTCGAGCACTTGCCGATCGAGCGGCTCATCTGCCTGATCGACCCGGAGAACGACGCCTCACGCAGAGTCGCGCAGAAGCTCGGCATGACGCTCGAAAAAGACGATCTGCTGGACGAGCACGGCCTCAGCCATCTCTACGCCCTGCCGCGACCGCAATAA
- the recA gene encoding recombinase RecA yields MPISPEKEKALAAAMSQIDRRFGKGSIMKMGEANSRLAIETIPTGAISLDLALGVGGIPRGRITEIYGPESSGKTTLAQHIIAEAQKMGGTAAFIDAEHAFDPVYATGCGVNIDDLLVSQPDTGEQALEICETLIRSGAVDIVVIDSVAALVPRAEIEGDMGDSLPGLQARLMSQALRKLGGAVSKSRTALVFLNQLRMKIGVMFGNPETTTGGQALKFYSSVRLDIRRIESIKSGTDVIGSRARVKVVKNKVAPPFRQAEFDIMMNEGISREGNVLDVAVNMEIVRKSGAFFYLGDDRIGQGRENAKNFLKANPALTEEIVGLIRAQMVAAAPAVVPADNGAEEDDEGGVFEEA; encoded by the coding sequence ATGCCCATCAGTCCTGAGAAGGAAAAGGCACTGGCGGCGGCGATGAGCCAGATCGACCGGCGGTTCGGCAAGGGTTCGATCATGAAAATGGGCGAGGCCAACTCGCGGCTCGCGATCGAAACCATTCCTACCGGCGCAATTTCGCTGGATCTGGCGCTCGGCGTTGGGGGAATTCCACGCGGACGCATCACCGAAATTTACGGCCCGGAAAGTTCGGGCAAGACTACGCTGGCGCAGCACATCATCGCCGAGGCGCAGAAGATGGGCGGCACGGCGGCCTTCATCGACGCTGAGCACGCCTTCGATCCGGTCTATGCGACAGGCTGCGGCGTGAATATCGACGATCTGCTGGTTTCGCAGCCCGACACCGGCGAGCAGGCGCTTGAGATCTGCGAGACGCTGATCCGCTCCGGCGCGGTCGACATCGTCGTGATCGACTCGGTCGCAGCGCTGGTGCCGCGCGCCGAGATCGAAGGCGACATGGGCGACTCGCTGCCCGGCCTTCAGGCGCGGCTGATGTCGCAGGCGCTGCGCAAGCTCGGCGGCGCAGTTTCCAAATCACGCACCGCGCTGGTGTTCCTGAACCAGCTTCGCATGAAGATCGGCGTGATGTTCGGCAACCCTGAGACGACTACCGGCGGTCAGGCGCTCAAGTTCTACTCCTCGGTGCGCCTGGATATTCGCCGCATCGAGTCGATCAAGAGCGGCACCGACGTGATCGGCTCGCGCGCGCGCGTTAAAGTCGTCAAGAACAAGGTCGCCCCGCCCTTCCGCCAGGCCGAGTTCGACATCATGATGAACGAGGGCATTTCGCGCGAAGGCAACGTGCTGGATGTCGCCGTGAACATGGAGATCGTGCGCAAGAGCGGCGCGTTCTTCTACCTGGGCGACGACCGCATCGGTCAGGGACGCGAGAACGCCAAGAACTTCTTGAAGGCCAATCCGGCGCTCACCGAAGAGATCGTGGGCCTGATCCGCGCGCAGATGGTCGCGGCGGCACCCGCTGTCGTACCAGCGGACAACGGCGCGGAAGAGGACGACGAGGGCGGCGTTTTCGAGGAAGCCTAG
- a CDS encoding type 1 glutamine amidotransferase domain-containing protein codes for MNQQLNGKKVAILVADGFEQVELTEPKKALEQAGAQTQIVSPVSGQVKGWQHTEWGEQFPVDVPLSQANPDDYDALLLPGGVMNPDKLRRNQQALEFVRSFFAAGKPVAAICHGPWTLIDAGLVKGRTLTSYESIQMDLKNAGAQWVDQEVVVDQGLVTSRKPDDIPAFNRKMIEEFAEGRHERQRTV; via the coding sequence ATGAATCAGCAGCTCAACGGCAAGAAGGTTGCGATCCTGGTCGCCGATGGGTTTGAGCAGGTAGAGCTGACCGAGCCGAAGAAGGCGCTGGAGCAGGCTGGCGCGCAGACGCAGATCGTCTCGCCGGTAAGCGGCCAGGTCAAAGGCTGGCAGCATACCGAGTGGGGCGAGCAGTTCCCAGTCGATGTGCCGCTCAGCCAGGCCAATCCCGACGACTACGACGCGCTGCTGCTGCCGGGCGGCGTGATGAACCCCGACAAGCTGCGCCGCAACCAGCAGGCGCTTGAGTTCGTCCGGTCGTTCTTCGCGGCGGGCAAGCCCGTGGCGGCGATCTGCCACGGCCCGTGGACGCTGATCGATGCGGGTCTGGTCAAGGGCCGCACGCTGACATCCTACGAGTCGATCCAGATGGATCTCAAGAACGCGGGCGCGCAGTGGGTCGATCAAGAGGTCGTGGTCGATCAGGGGCTGGTGACAAGCCGCAAGCCCGACGATATTCCGGCCTTCAACCGCAAGATGATCGAAGAGTTTGCCGAGGGCCGCCACGAGCGGCAGCGCACGGTGTAG
- a CDS encoding ScpA family protein, whose protein sequence is MLESTKPQLQLDNYSGPLDLLLSLIEQRQLDITAISLAQVTEQYMQAVTGVESPDPDVIAEFLVIGAKLLVIKTRALLPRPPAEVAPKDEEDVGDQLARQLIEYRRFKQAAAQLRAWEQENHRAYTRHAAPPLPPRKPPTTLDVSLADLIVAVQRRLQLMLPLTDEPVAMPAPKIITIADVRARLHDVLRQQSWISFEDLLSLALSRNEVIVTLWTVLELFKRGAIVFQQEQLFAPISIGRGPAFDTTSTSMPQPDDEAA, encoded by the coding sequence ATGCTCGAATCGACAAAACCACAGCTTCAACTGGATAACTACAGCGGCCCGCTCGATCTGCTGCTGAGCCTGATCGAGCAGCGGCAGCTCGATATTACCGCGATCTCGCTGGCGCAGGTCACGGAGCAGTATATGCAGGCCGTCACCGGCGTCGAGTCGCCCGATCCCGATGTGATCGCCGAGTTCCTGGTGATCGGCGCGAAGCTGCTGGTGATCAAAACCCGCGCGCTCCTGCCGCGTCCGCCCGCCGAGGTCGCGCCCAAAGACGAGGAAGATGTGGGCGATCAGCTTGCGCGGCAACTGATCGAGTACCGGCGATTCAAGCAGGCCGCCGCCCAACTGCGCGCCTGGGAGCAGGAAAACCACCGCGCCTACACCCGCCACGCCGCGCCGCCGCTGCCGCCGCGCAAGCCACCGACCACGCTCGACGTGAGTCTGGCCGATCTGATCGTCGCCGTGCAGCGCCGCCTGCAACTGATGCTGCCGCTGACAGATGAGCCTGTGGCGATGCCCGCGCCCAAGATCATCACGATCGCTGACGTGCGCGCGCGGCTCCACGACGTGCTCCGGCAGCAATCCTGGATCAGCTTCGAGGATCTGCTCAGCCTGGCGCTGAGCCGCAACGAAGTGATCGTCACGCTGTGGACAGTGCTGGAGCTGTTCAAGCGCGGCGCGATCGTCTTTCAGCAGGAGCAGCTTTTCGCTCCGATCAGCATCGGACGCGGCCCCGCATTTGATACCACCTCCACGAGCATGCCGCAACCCGACGACGAGGCCGCGTAG
- a CDS encoding RecX family transcriptional regulator → MPPGTITALVAQAGDKERVNVFIDGQFAIGVSIYVMQDERLHKGQVLSQADWERLERAERGVQAWNAALRLLEARPRSEREIRTRLQRKEFAPEHIDAAIQRLRELELLDDAQFAKLWIANRQNLSPRGTQALRQELRAKGIDRQVVDETIEASVDADAEREACAAVARRALPKYAREPDRMTFQRKFGAFLQRRGFSFETIKPILAELWQEVRGEPLDD, encoded by the coding sequence ATGCCACCAGGAACAATCACAGCGCTGGTCGCGCAGGCGGGCGATAAAGAGCGCGTCAACGTCTTTATCGACGGGCAATTTGCGATCGGCGTCAGCATCTACGTGATGCAGGACGAGCGCCTGCACAAGGGCCAGGTGCTATCGCAGGCCGACTGGGAGCGCCTGGAGCGAGCCGAGCGCGGCGTACAAGCCTGGAACGCGGCGCTGCGCCTGCTGGAAGCCCGGCCACGCTCCGAGCGCGAGATCCGCACCCGGCTTCAGCGCAAAGAGTTCGCGCCCGAACATATCGACGCGGCGATTCAGCGCCTGCGCGAGCTAGAGCTGCTCGACGACGCGCAGTTTGCCAAGCTCTGGATCGCCAATCGCCAAAACCTCAGCCCGCGCGGCACACAGGCGCTCCGCCAGGAGCTACGCGCCAAAGGCATCGACCGCCAGGTCGTCGACGAGACGATCGAGGCCAGCGTCGACGCGGATGCCGAGCGCGAAGCCTGCGCTGCCGTGGCACGTCGCGCGCTGCCCAAGTATGCGCGCGAGCCCGATCGCATGACATTCCAGCGCAAGTTCGGCGCGTTTCTTCAGCGGCGCGGCTTTAGCTTCGAGACGATCAAGCCGATTCTGGCCGAGCTATGGCAAGAAGTCCGGGGCGAGCCGCTCGACGATTGA